A single Caretta caretta isolate rCarCar2 chromosome 2, rCarCar1.hap1, whole genome shotgun sequence DNA region contains:
- the TIGD5 gene encoding tigger transposable element-derived protein 5 translates to MDPAAARPGERAERLQAAPRMACGRDAPLPPAAGDPPALGLREPPRRRRSPDGTGSRRPRGRPGSSSSSRASPGLEEPSRRGPPGQPGGRSPLELEEPGSREPSPVCLELGEPGAAARCRRGGGPPGRGPGGLSVKMAFRRAYSIKDKLQAIERVKKGERQASVCRDFGVPGGTLRGWLKDEHKLRWFLDQLGGEVGTQRKKMRLANEEEIDRAVYTWFLTLRQHGVPLSGPIIQAQAEAFARQIYGPECTFKASHGWFWRWQKRHGISSQRIYGEGGGGDPAAPGTPPLKAELELGAPSSAFPDPSLLLPPPPPPPPPPPAAMAPSDGGGYGDEQIYNANVTGLYWKLLPGQAGELRAHSPRLQPPPRRRLVVKECVTVLLAANLTGSHKLKPLVVGGLPDPPSLRHHNQDKFPACYRYSPEARLGPALLRAWFFEDFVPGVKRYLRRSCLQQKAVLLLSSPPPPSGAGPEEPPQLQTPDGSIRALFLSKAAAGGSSAGGGGRIPAPLEQGVVSAFKQLYKRELLRLAVSCVASGGGGPAGGPSPAGGGSGPLDFVRSFLLKDMLYLAGLSWDLIPAGSIEKCWLLGLRAAFEPQPGEEEQGEPLGGDGGGGDSKVFSDLTHLAALAYKRLAPEEVADWLHLDDAAPGMEGEDGEGDSGDEGPGGCGGDVEEEAAEVGAGGVGGSGVEEGGDPPLPTAREAIRGLETALRWLESQDPRQVGPLKLVQLRSLISMAQRLHQGGSSDS, encoded by the coding sequence ATGGATCCAGCCGCGGCTCGGCCCGGCGAGCGCGCTGAGCGGCTGCAGGCAGCCCCCCGCATGGCCTGCGGGCGGGACGCGCCGCTGCCCCCGGCCGCCGGGGACCCCCCGGCGCTGGGCCTGCGGGAGCCGCCGCGGAGGAGGCGCTCCCCGGACGGGACGGGCTCCCGGCGGCCCCGCGGGCGgccgggcagcagcagcagcagcagggcctcgccggggctggaggagccgaGCCGCCGGGGGCCTCCGGGGCAGCCGGGCGGACGGAGCccgctggagctggaggagccgGGCAGCAGGGAGCCGTCCCCGGTGTGCCTGGAGCTGGGCGAGCCCGGGGCGGCGGCGCGGtgccggcggggcggggggccccCCGGGCGGGGCCCCGGGGGGCTGTCGGTGAAGATGGCCTTCCGCCGCGCCTACTCCATCAAGGACAAGCTGCAGGCCATCGAGCGGGTGAAGAAGGGCGAGCGGCAGGCCTCGGTGTGCCGGGACTTCGGGGTGCCCGGCGGCACGCTGCGCGGCTGGCTCAAGGACGAGCACAAGCTGCGCTGGTTCCTGGACCAGCTGGGCGGCGAGGTGGGCACCCAGCGCAAGAAGATGCGCCTGGCCAACGAGGAGGAGATCGACCGGGCCGTCTACACCTGGTTCCTCACCCTGCGGCAGCACGGCGTGCCGCTCTCGGGGCCCATCATCCAAGCCCAGGCCGAGGCCTTCGCCCGCCAGATCTACGGGCCCGAGTGCACCTTCAAGGCCAGCCATGGCTGGTTCTGGCGCTGGCAGAAACGGCACGGCATCTCCAGCCAGCGCATCTACGGCGAAGGCGGAGGGGGGGATCCCGCCGCTCCGGGGACCCCGCCGCTCAAGGCTGAGCTGGAGCTTGGGGCCCCCTCTTCCGCCTTCCCGGACCCTTCGCTGCTCCTGCCCCCGcctccgccgcctcctcctcctcctccagctgccatGGCACCTTCGGACGGGGGAGGCTATGGGGACGAGCAGATCTACAACGCCAATGTAACCGGACTCTACTGGAAACTGCTGCCgggccaggctggggagctgCGGGCCCAttccccccgcctgcagcctccCCCCCGCCGGAGGCTGGTGGTGAAGGAGTGCGTCACCGTGTTGCTGGCTGCCAACCTGACTGGCTCGCACAAACTGAAACCGCTGGTGGTCGGGGGGCTCCCAGACCCACCCAGTCTCCGGCACCACAACCAGGACAAGTTCCCAGCCTGCTACCGCTACAGTCCCGAGGCCCGGCTCGGACCTGCCCTCCTCCGGGCCTGGTTCTTTGAAGACTTTGTGCCAGGAGTCAAGCGTTATCTGCGCCGCAGCTGCCTCCAGCAGAAGGCGGTGCTGCTCCTCAGCAGCCCCCCGCCACCCTCCGGTGCTGGCCCAGAGGAGCCACCCCAGCTACAGACCCCGGATGGCTCCATCCGAGCCCTCTTCCTCTCCAAGGCTGCAGCGGGGGGCAGCTCGGCTGGAGGGGGAGGCCGTATCCCAGCCCCACTGGAGCAAGGCGTGGTGTCCGCCTTCAAGCAGCTCTACAAGCGGGAGCTGCTGCGATTGGCCGTGTCCTGCGTGGCCAGTGGGGGAGGCGGCCCAGCAGGGGGGCCCAGCCCAGCTGGAGGCGGGAGTGGACCCCTGGACTTTGTGCGCTCTTTCCTGCTCAAGGACATGCTCTACCTGGCTGGCCTCTCCTGGGACCTCATCCCTGCTGGCTCCATCGAgaagtgctggctgctggggctgcGCGCTGCCTTTGAgccccagcctggggaggaggaacAGGGGGAACcgctgggtggggatggaggcgGTGGGGACAGCAAGGTCTTCAgtgacctcacccacctggctGCTCTGGCCTACAAACGCCTGGCACCTGAGGAGGTGGCCGACTGGCTGCACCTGGATGATGCGGCGCCAGGCATGGagggggaggatggggaaggggataGTGGGGATGAAGGACctggaggctgtgggggggatgtggaggaggaggcagcagaggtgggtgcCGGAGGTGTGGGAGGCAGTGGAGTGGAAGAGGGAGGGGATCCCCCACTGCCCACGGCCCGGGAAGCCATCAGGGGCTTGGAGACAGCACTGCGCTGGCTGGAGAGCCAGGATCCCCGACAGGTGGGACCACTCAAGTTGGTGCAGCTCCGCTCCCTCATTAGTATGGCCCAGCGGCTGCACCAAGGGGGTAGCTCAGACTCATAG